A region of Anoplopoma fimbria isolate UVic2021 breed Golden Eagle Sablefish chromosome 24, Afim_UVic_2022, whole genome shotgun sequence DNA encodes the following proteins:
- the LOC129113389 gene encoding platelet-derived growth factor receptor beta-like isoform X4 — protein sequence MKAPTRGWTGNLNVLHFLLAVFLVLHEGGVCLELQPSTSEVLLNSNSNFTVVCSGWSQVTWRIPHDSQVDGVVVENQGSSSILQLFNATWRNSGRYTCEEASSYQSRDVDIFIPGQGPEEWFVPLGPGVVMKEAEEDTIPCVVSDPRLNVSLYERPGRMPVTGTTYEPGRGFTGRLNDTSYVCSAARGDEERESQVYYVFSIVVPKVMEVDLTVSSSVMKQGEVLEVNCTVKDAEMVFFSWDFPRRQEVEPLTDFLPNRIRSFINISMATVADSGVYVCVVQDTMQDRTVKKNITVTVLDRGYVYLWPSGETNVSSLLLHTVEFRVEVDARPPTVLWTKDNNTVATETTSVTTTQLTGSRYVSTLTLVEVQMDQTGSYTATVSNEDDVEEVFFHLEVKAPPRITSLSEAGSKAFLCVSEGAPPPSVTWYTCHSSHRCSNLTGGWRSQSAASEGVALQENVTKVEERGVTQVGSVLTLQSLSSVSAVRCEAKNSAGRRARDLRVLSTSLLSQVAVLAAVLVLVVVAVVFLIILIFLWRKKPRYEVRWKLMESVSPDGQQYTYLDPANLTYNSSWEVPRENVVLGQVLGSGAFGRVVMATVSSLLGSHSSTNVTVKMVKPSSAAAQSLMSELKVLAHLGPHLNVVNLLGACTRGGPVYLITEFCRHGDLVNYLQRNKHTFLQRDTKSDSDGGYMDMNKEESAQYVVMKELSYADIEPAVYETPYAPADQQEAPSVLLSDSPLLSVNDLLSFSYQVSQAMDFLSSRSCVHRDLAARNVLVSEGKLVKICDFGLARDLMKDKDYIARGNSFLPVKWMSPESIFQNIYSSKSDVWSYGVLLWEIFSLGVSPYPDLPLNQNFYSSLQKGYRMSRPELAPLDMFDLMEQCWQQKPESRPGFSSLVVSVGNMLTDDYKKRYLQLTEDFLNGESPAVVGSRRSPSTSAGQNDGQTDTSGSPAPQVNVQLFKAEPEEAGSSHGAYIIANNDVTVETSGSAALDAVSSQRSESQEVTSSEDRQEAEEPPDSSRGLEEEESCL from the exons ATGAAGGCTCCAACCAGAGGGTGGACAGGAAATCTGAATGTGCTGCACTTCCTGTTAG CTGTGTTCCTGGTTCTTCATGAAGGGGGGGTCTGTCTGGAGCTGCAGCCTTCAACCTCTGAAGTTCTGCTCAACTCAAACTCCAACTTCACTGTG GTATGTTCCGGGTGGAGTCAGGTGACGTGGCGGATACCTCACGACTCTCAGGTGGATGGGGTTGTAGTTGAGAATCAGGGGTCCAGCAGCATCCTGCAGCTCTTTAACGCCACCTGGAGGAACTCTGGGAGATACACCTGTGAGGAGGCGTCGTCCTATCAGAGCAGAGATGTGGACATATTCATACCTGGTCAAG GTCCAGAGGAATGGTTCGTTCCGCTGGGTCCAGGTGTGGTGatgaaggaggcagaggaagacaCCATCCCCTGCGTGGTTTCCGACCCGCGGCTCAACGTTTCGCTGTACGAACGTCCCGGCAGGATGCCGGTTACCGGGACGACGTACGAGCCGGGCCGCGGCTTCACGGGTCGACTGAACGACACGTCATACGTGTGCTCGGCCGCCCGAGGAGACGAAGAGAGAGAGTCCCAGGTGTACTACGTCTTCAGCATCGTAG tcccTAAGGTGATGGAGGTGGACCTGACGGTGTCCAGCAGTGTGATGAAGCAGGGTGAGGTTCTCGAGGTAAACTGCACTGTGAAAGACGCTGAGATGGTCTTCTTCTCCTGGGACTTCCCCCGCAGACAG GAAGTCGAGCCTCTGACGGATTTTCTGCCCAATCGGATCCGCTCCTTCATTaacatctccatggcaacagtggCAGATTCTG gtgtgtatgtgtgtgtggtgcaggaCACAATGCAGGATCgaacagtgaagaaaaacatcacagtgaCAGTACTgg atcGAGGTTACGTCTACCTGTGGCCTTCAGGTGAGACCAACGTGTCgtctctgctcctccacacGGTGGAGTTCAGGGTGGAGGTCGACGCCCGCCCCCCCACCGTCCTCTGGACCAAAGACAACAACACCGTCGCCACGGAAACCACCTCCGTCACCACCACACAGCTGACGGGAAGCAG GTACGTGAGCACACTGACGCTGGTGGAAGTCCAGATGGATCAGACAGGAAGTTACACAGCAACGGTTTCTAACGAGGACGACGTTGAGGAAGTCTTCTTCCacctggaggtcaaag cgccCCCCAGGATCACGTCTCTGTCGGAGGCCGGCAGTAAGGCATTTCTGTGCGTCAGCGAGGGAGCTCCGCCCCCATCTGTCACCTGGTACACCTGTCACAGCTCACACAG GTGCAGTAATTTGACGGGCGGCTGGAGGAGCCAATCAGCAGCCTCGGAGGGCGTGGCTCTGCAGGAGAACGTCACtaaggtggaggagagaggcgTTACCCAG GTAGGCAGTGTGTTGACTCTGCAGAGTCTCAGCTCCGTGTCAGCTGTTCGCTGTGAAGCCAAGAACTCTGCAGGACGCCGAGCCAGAGACCTGCGAGTACTGTCCACCT CTCTTCTGTCTCAGGTTGCAGTCTTGGCAgcagttctggttctggtcgtGGTTGCCGTCgtcttcctcatcatcctcatcttcctctggAGGAAG AAGCCTCGTTATGAAGTCCGTTGGAAGTTGATGGAGTCGGTCAGTCCTGACGGACAGCAGTACACATACCTGGACCCGGCCAACCTGACCTACAACTCCAGCTGGGAAGTACCTCGAGAAAATGTAGTACTAG GTCAGGTGTTGGGTTCAGGTGCGTTTGGTCGGGTCGTCATGGCGACCGTCTCCAGTCTGCTCGGCTCTCATTCTTCGACTAACGTTACGGTGAAGATGGTCAAAC CCAGCAGCGCTGCAGCTCAGTCTCTGATGTCAGAGTTAAAGGTTCTGGCTCATCTCGGTCCTCACCTGAACGTGGTCAACCTGCTGGGAGCGTGCACGAGAGGAG gcCCTGTCTATCTGATCACTGAGTTCTGTCGCCATGGAGACCTGGTGAACTACCTGCAAAGGAACAAACACACCTTCCTACAGAGAGACACCAAGag TGACAGTGATGGAGGTTACATGGACATGAATAAAGAGGAGAGCGCTCAGTACGTCGTCATGAAGGAGCTCAGCTACGCCGACATCGAACCCGCGGTGTACGAGACGCCGTACGCACCAGCAG ACCAGCAGGAGGCGCCGTCTGTCCTCCTCAGTGACTCTCCTCTTCTGAGTGTCAACGACCTCCTCAGCTTCTCCTACCAGGTCTCTCAGGCCATGgacttcctctcctccagaAGT TGTGTCCACAGAGACCTGGCTGCGAGAAACGTCCTGGTCAGTGAGGGGAAGCTGGTGAAGATCTGTGACTTTGGTTTGGCCAGAGATCTGATGAAGGACAAGGACTACATCGCCAGAGGAAAC AGCTTCCTACCCGTGAAGTGGATGTCTCCAGAGAGTATTTTCCAGAACATTTACAGCTCTAAGAGTGATGTCTGGTCTTATGGAGTCTTACTGTGGGAGATCTTCTCTCTTG GTGTTAGTCCGTACCCTGACCTCCCTCTGAACCAGAACTTCTACTCGTCTCTGCAGAAAGGCTACAGGATGAGTCGCCCTGAACTGGCTCCTCTGGACAT GTTTGATCTGATGGAACAGTGCTGGCAGCAGAAACCTGAGTCCAGACCTGGTTTCTCCTCGTTGGTCGTCTCCGTCGGCAACATGTTGACTGACGACTACAAAAAG cgTTACCTCCAGCTGACCGAGGACTTCCTGAACGGGGAGAGTCCAGCTGTGGTCGGATCCAGACGGAGTCCTTCAACATCTGCTGGACAGAacgacggacagacggacacaaGCG GAAGCCCCGCCCCTCAAGTGAACGTTCAACTGTTTAAGGCTGAGCCAGAGGAGGCAGGATCCTCCCACGGCGCTTACATCATCGCCAACAATGACGTCACCGTGGAAACCAGTGGCAGCGCTGCGCTGGACGCAGTCAG CTCTCAGCGGTCAGAgtcacaggaagtgacatcatcagaggacagacaggaagcCGAGGAACCTCCGGATTCATCCCGCGGCcttgaggaagaggagagctgcCTGTGA
- the LOC129113389 gene encoding platelet-derived growth factor receptor beta-like isoform X2 → MKAPTRGWTGNLNVLHFLLAVFLVLHEGGVCLELQPSTSEVLLNSNSNFTVVCSGWSQVTWRIPHDSQVDGVVVENQGSSSILQLFNATWRNSGRYTCEEASSYQSRDVDIFIPGQGPEEWFVPLGPGVVMKEAEEDTIPCVVSDPRLNVSLYERPGRMPVTGTTYEPGRGFTGRLNDTSYVCSAARGDEERESQVYYVFSIVVPKVMEVDLTVSSSVMKQGEVLEVNCTVKDAEMVFFSWDFPRRQEVEPLTDFLPNRIRSFINISMATVADSGVYVCVVQDTMQDRTVKKNITVTVLDRGYVYLWPSGETNVSSLLLHTVEFRVEVDARPPTVLWTKDNNTVATETTSVTTTQLTGSRYVSTLTLVEVQMDQTGSYTATVSNEDDVEEVFFHLEVKAPPRITSLSEAGSKAFLCVSEGAPPPSVTWYTCHSSHRCSNLTGGWRSQSAASEGVALQENVTKVEERGVTQVGSVLTLQSLSSVSAVRCEAKNSAGRRARDLRVLSTSLLSQVAVLAAVLVLVVVAVVFLIILIFLWRKPRYEVRWKLMESVSPDGQQYTYLDPANLTYNSSWEVPRENVVLGQVLGSGAFGRVVMATVSSLLGSHSSTNVTVKMVKPSSAAAQSLMSELKVLAHLGPHLNVVNLLGACTRGGPVYLITEFCRHGDLVNYLQRNKHTFLQRDTKSDSDGGYMDMNKEESAQYVVMKELSYADIEPAVYETPYAPAVTCVSACAVTCRSLSDQQEAPSVLLSDSPLLSVNDLLSFSYQVSQAMDFLSSRSCVHRDLAARNVLVSEGKLVKICDFGLARDLMKDKDYIARGNSFLPVKWMSPESIFQNIYSSKSDVWSYGVLLWEIFSLGVSPYPDLPLNQNFYSSLQKGYRMSRPELAPLDMFDLMEQCWQQKPESRPGFSSLVVSVGNMLTDDYKKRYLQLTEDFLNGESPAVVGSRRSPSTSAGQNDGQTDTSGSPAPQVNVQLFKAEPEEAGSSHGAYIIANNDVTVETSGSAALDAVSSQRSESQEVTSSEDRQEAEEPPDSSRGLEEEESCL, encoded by the exons ATGAAGGCTCCAACCAGAGGGTGGACAGGAAATCTGAATGTGCTGCACTTCCTGTTAG CTGTGTTCCTGGTTCTTCATGAAGGGGGGGTCTGTCTGGAGCTGCAGCCTTCAACCTCTGAAGTTCTGCTCAACTCAAACTCCAACTTCACTGTG GTATGTTCCGGGTGGAGTCAGGTGACGTGGCGGATACCTCACGACTCTCAGGTGGATGGGGTTGTAGTTGAGAATCAGGGGTCCAGCAGCATCCTGCAGCTCTTTAACGCCACCTGGAGGAACTCTGGGAGATACACCTGTGAGGAGGCGTCGTCCTATCAGAGCAGAGATGTGGACATATTCATACCTGGTCAAG GTCCAGAGGAATGGTTCGTTCCGCTGGGTCCAGGTGTGGTGatgaaggaggcagaggaagacaCCATCCCCTGCGTGGTTTCCGACCCGCGGCTCAACGTTTCGCTGTACGAACGTCCCGGCAGGATGCCGGTTACCGGGACGACGTACGAGCCGGGCCGCGGCTTCACGGGTCGACTGAACGACACGTCATACGTGTGCTCGGCCGCCCGAGGAGACGAAGAGAGAGAGTCCCAGGTGTACTACGTCTTCAGCATCGTAG tcccTAAGGTGATGGAGGTGGACCTGACGGTGTCCAGCAGTGTGATGAAGCAGGGTGAGGTTCTCGAGGTAAACTGCACTGTGAAAGACGCTGAGATGGTCTTCTTCTCCTGGGACTTCCCCCGCAGACAG GAAGTCGAGCCTCTGACGGATTTTCTGCCCAATCGGATCCGCTCCTTCATTaacatctccatggcaacagtggCAGATTCTG gtgtgtatgtgtgtgtggtgcaggaCACAATGCAGGATCgaacagtgaagaaaaacatcacagtgaCAGTACTgg atcGAGGTTACGTCTACCTGTGGCCTTCAGGTGAGACCAACGTGTCgtctctgctcctccacacGGTGGAGTTCAGGGTGGAGGTCGACGCCCGCCCCCCCACCGTCCTCTGGACCAAAGACAACAACACCGTCGCCACGGAAACCACCTCCGTCACCACCACACAGCTGACGGGAAGCAG GTACGTGAGCACACTGACGCTGGTGGAAGTCCAGATGGATCAGACAGGAAGTTACACAGCAACGGTTTCTAACGAGGACGACGTTGAGGAAGTCTTCTTCCacctggaggtcaaag cgccCCCCAGGATCACGTCTCTGTCGGAGGCCGGCAGTAAGGCATTTCTGTGCGTCAGCGAGGGAGCTCCGCCCCCATCTGTCACCTGGTACACCTGTCACAGCTCACACAG GTGCAGTAATTTGACGGGCGGCTGGAGGAGCCAATCAGCAGCCTCGGAGGGCGTGGCTCTGCAGGAGAACGTCACtaaggtggaggagagaggcgTTACCCAG GTAGGCAGTGTGTTGACTCTGCAGAGTCTCAGCTCCGTGTCAGCTGTTCGCTGTGAAGCCAAGAACTCTGCAGGACGCCGAGCCAGAGACCTGCGAGTACTGTCCACCT CTCTTCTGTCTCAGGTTGCAGTCTTGGCAgcagttctggttctggtcgtGGTTGCCGTCgtcttcctcatcatcctcatcttcctctggAGGAAG CCTCGTTATGAAGTCCGTTGGAAGTTGATGGAGTCGGTCAGTCCTGACGGACAGCAGTACACATACCTGGACCCGGCCAACCTGACCTACAACTCCAGCTGGGAAGTACCTCGAGAAAATGTAGTACTAG GTCAGGTGTTGGGTTCAGGTGCGTTTGGTCGGGTCGTCATGGCGACCGTCTCCAGTCTGCTCGGCTCTCATTCTTCGACTAACGTTACGGTGAAGATGGTCAAAC CCAGCAGCGCTGCAGCTCAGTCTCTGATGTCAGAGTTAAAGGTTCTGGCTCATCTCGGTCCTCACCTGAACGTGGTCAACCTGCTGGGAGCGTGCACGAGAGGAG gcCCTGTCTATCTGATCACTGAGTTCTGTCGCCATGGAGACCTGGTGAACTACCTGCAAAGGAACAAACACACCTTCCTACAGAGAGACACCAAGag TGACAGTGATGGAGGTTACATGGACATGAATAAAGAGGAGAGCGCTCAGTACGTCGTCATGAAGGAGCTCAGCTACGCCGACATCGAACCCGCGGTGTACGAGACGCCGTACGCACCAGCAG taacctgtgtgtctgcctgtgcaGTAACCTGTCGTTCTCTCTCAGACCAGCAGGAGGCGCCGTCTGTCCTCCTCAGTGACTCTCCTCTTCTGAGTGTCAACGACCTCCTCAGCTTCTCCTACCAGGTCTCTCAGGCCATGgacttcctctcctccagaAGT TGTGTCCACAGAGACCTGGCTGCGAGAAACGTCCTGGTCAGTGAGGGGAAGCTGGTGAAGATCTGTGACTTTGGTTTGGCCAGAGATCTGATGAAGGACAAGGACTACATCGCCAGAGGAAAC AGCTTCCTACCCGTGAAGTGGATGTCTCCAGAGAGTATTTTCCAGAACATTTACAGCTCTAAGAGTGATGTCTGGTCTTATGGAGTCTTACTGTGGGAGATCTTCTCTCTTG GTGTTAGTCCGTACCCTGACCTCCCTCTGAACCAGAACTTCTACTCGTCTCTGCAGAAAGGCTACAGGATGAGTCGCCCTGAACTGGCTCCTCTGGACAT GTTTGATCTGATGGAACAGTGCTGGCAGCAGAAACCTGAGTCCAGACCTGGTTTCTCCTCGTTGGTCGTCTCCGTCGGCAACATGTTGACTGACGACTACAAAAAG cgTTACCTCCAGCTGACCGAGGACTTCCTGAACGGGGAGAGTCCAGCTGTGGTCGGATCCAGACGGAGTCCTTCAACATCTGCTGGACAGAacgacggacagacggacacaaGCG GAAGCCCCGCCCCTCAAGTGAACGTTCAACTGTTTAAGGCTGAGCCAGAGGAGGCAGGATCCTCCCACGGCGCTTACATCATCGCCAACAATGACGTCACCGTGGAAACCAGTGGCAGCGCTGCGCTGGACGCAGTCAG CTCTCAGCGGTCAGAgtcacaggaagtgacatcatcagaggacagacaggaagcCGAGGAACCTCCGGATTCATCCCGCGGCcttgaggaagaggagagctgcCTGTGA
- the LOC129113389 gene encoding platelet-derived growth factor receptor beta-like isoform X3, which produces MKAPTRGWTGNLNVLHFLLAVFLVLHEGGVCLELQPSTSEVLLNSNSNFTVVCSGWSQVTWRIPHDSQVDGVVVENQGSSSILQLFNATWRNSGRYTCEEASSYQSRDVDIFIPGQGPEEWFVPLGPGVVMKEAEEDTIPCVVSDPRLNVSLYERPGRMPVTGTTYEPGRGFTGRLNDTSYVCSAARGDEERESQVYYVFSIVVPKVMEVDLTVSSSVMKQGEVLEVNCTVKDAEMVFFSWDFPRRQEVEPLTDFLPNRIRSFINISMATVADSGVYVCVVQDTMQDRTVKKNITVTVLDRGYVYLWPSGETNVSSLLLHTVEFRVEVDARPPTVLWTKDNNTVATETTSVTTTQLTGSRYVSTLTLVEVQMDQTGSYTATVSNEDDVEEVFFHLEVKAPPRITSLSEAGSKAFLCVSEGAPPPSVTWYTCHSSHRCSNLTGGWRSQSAASEGVALQENVTKVEERGVTQVGSVLTLQSLSSVSAVRCEAKNSAGRRARDLRVLSTSLLSQVAVLAAVLVLVVVAVVFLIILIFLWRKKPRYEVRWKLMESVSPDGQQYTYLDPANLTYNSSWEVPRENVVLGQVLGSGAFGRVVMATVSSLLGSHSSTNVTVKMVKPSSAAAQSLMSELKVLAHLGPHLNVVNLLGACTRGGPVYLITEFCRHGDLVNYLQRNKHTFLQRDTKSDSDGGYMDMNKEESAQYVVMKELSYADIEPAVYETPYAPAVTCVSACAVTCRSLSDQQEAPSVLLSDSPLLSVNDLLSFSYQCVHRDLAARNVLVSEGKLVKICDFGLARDLMKDKDYIARGNSFLPVKWMSPESIFQNIYSSKSDVWSYGVLLWEIFSLGVSPYPDLPLNQNFYSSLQKGYRMSRPELAPLDMFDLMEQCWQQKPESRPGFSSLVVSVGNMLTDDYKKRYLQLTEDFLNGESPAVVGSRRSPSTSAGQNDGQTDTSGSPAPQVNVQLFKAEPEEAGSSHGAYIIANNDVTVETSGSAALDAVSSQRSESQEVTSSEDRQEAEEPPDSSRGLEEEESCL; this is translated from the exons ATGAAGGCTCCAACCAGAGGGTGGACAGGAAATCTGAATGTGCTGCACTTCCTGTTAG CTGTGTTCCTGGTTCTTCATGAAGGGGGGGTCTGTCTGGAGCTGCAGCCTTCAACCTCTGAAGTTCTGCTCAACTCAAACTCCAACTTCACTGTG GTATGTTCCGGGTGGAGTCAGGTGACGTGGCGGATACCTCACGACTCTCAGGTGGATGGGGTTGTAGTTGAGAATCAGGGGTCCAGCAGCATCCTGCAGCTCTTTAACGCCACCTGGAGGAACTCTGGGAGATACACCTGTGAGGAGGCGTCGTCCTATCAGAGCAGAGATGTGGACATATTCATACCTGGTCAAG GTCCAGAGGAATGGTTCGTTCCGCTGGGTCCAGGTGTGGTGatgaaggaggcagaggaagacaCCATCCCCTGCGTGGTTTCCGACCCGCGGCTCAACGTTTCGCTGTACGAACGTCCCGGCAGGATGCCGGTTACCGGGACGACGTACGAGCCGGGCCGCGGCTTCACGGGTCGACTGAACGACACGTCATACGTGTGCTCGGCCGCCCGAGGAGACGAAGAGAGAGAGTCCCAGGTGTACTACGTCTTCAGCATCGTAG tcccTAAGGTGATGGAGGTGGACCTGACGGTGTCCAGCAGTGTGATGAAGCAGGGTGAGGTTCTCGAGGTAAACTGCACTGTGAAAGACGCTGAGATGGTCTTCTTCTCCTGGGACTTCCCCCGCAGACAG GAAGTCGAGCCTCTGACGGATTTTCTGCCCAATCGGATCCGCTCCTTCATTaacatctccatggcaacagtggCAGATTCTG gtgtgtatgtgtgtgtggtgcaggaCACAATGCAGGATCgaacagtgaagaaaaacatcacagtgaCAGTACTgg atcGAGGTTACGTCTACCTGTGGCCTTCAGGTGAGACCAACGTGTCgtctctgctcctccacacGGTGGAGTTCAGGGTGGAGGTCGACGCCCGCCCCCCCACCGTCCTCTGGACCAAAGACAACAACACCGTCGCCACGGAAACCACCTCCGTCACCACCACACAGCTGACGGGAAGCAG GTACGTGAGCACACTGACGCTGGTGGAAGTCCAGATGGATCAGACAGGAAGTTACACAGCAACGGTTTCTAACGAGGACGACGTTGAGGAAGTCTTCTTCCacctggaggtcaaag cgccCCCCAGGATCACGTCTCTGTCGGAGGCCGGCAGTAAGGCATTTCTGTGCGTCAGCGAGGGAGCTCCGCCCCCATCTGTCACCTGGTACACCTGTCACAGCTCACACAG GTGCAGTAATTTGACGGGCGGCTGGAGGAGCCAATCAGCAGCCTCGGAGGGCGTGGCTCTGCAGGAGAACGTCACtaaggtggaggagagaggcgTTACCCAG GTAGGCAGTGTGTTGACTCTGCAGAGTCTCAGCTCCGTGTCAGCTGTTCGCTGTGAAGCCAAGAACTCTGCAGGACGCCGAGCCAGAGACCTGCGAGTACTGTCCACCT CTCTTCTGTCTCAGGTTGCAGTCTTGGCAgcagttctggttctggtcgtGGTTGCCGTCgtcttcctcatcatcctcatcttcctctggAGGAAG AAGCCTCGTTATGAAGTCCGTTGGAAGTTGATGGAGTCGGTCAGTCCTGACGGACAGCAGTACACATACCTGGACCCGGCCAACCTGACCTACAACTCCAGCTGGGAAGTACCTCGAGAAAATGTAGTACTAG GTCAGGTGTTGGGTTCAGGTGCGTTTGGTCGGGTCGTCATGGCGACCGTCTCCAGTCTGCTCGGCTCTCATTCTTCGACTAACGTTACGGTGAAGATGGTCAAAC CCAGCAGCGCTGCAGCTCAGTCTCTGATGTCAGAGTTAAAGGTTCTGGCTCATCTCGGTCCTCACCTGAACGTGGTCAACCTGCTGGGAGCGTGCACGAGAGGAG gcCCTGTCTATCTGATCACTGAGTTCTGTCGCCATGGAGACCTGGTGAACTACCTGCAAAGGAACAAACACACCTTCCTACAGAGAGACACCAAGag TGACAGTGATGGAGGTTACATGGACATGAATAAAGAGGAGAGCGCTCAGTACGTCGTCATGAAGGAGCTCAGCTACGCCGACATCGAACCCGCGGTGTACGAGACGCCGTACGCACCAGCAG taacctgtgtgtctgcctgtgcaGTAACCTGTCGTTCTCTCTCAGACCAGCAGGAGGCGCCGTCTGTCCTCCTCAGTGACTCTCCTCTTCTGAGTGTCAACGACCTCCTCAGCTTCTCCTACCAG TGTGTCCACAGAGACCTGGCTGCGAGAAACGTCCTGGTCAGTGAGGGGAAGCTGGTGAAGATCTGTGACTTTGGTTTGGCCAGAGATCTGATGAAGGACAAGGACTACATCGCCAGAGGAAAC AGCTTCCTACCCGTGAAGTGGATGTCTCCAGAGAGTATTTTCCAGAACATTTACAGCTCTAAGAGTGATGTCTGGTCTTATGGAGTCTTACTGTGGGAGATCTTCTCTCTTG GTGTTAGTCCGTACCCTGACCTCCCTCTGAACCAGAACTTCTACTCGTCTCTGCAGAAAGGCTACAGGATGAGTCGCCCTGAACTGGCTCCTCTGGACAT GTTTGATCTGATGGAACAGTGCTGGCAGCAGAAACCTGAGTCCAGACCTGGTTTCTCCTCGTTGGTCGTCTCCGTCGGCAACATGTTGACTGACGACTACAAAAAG cgTTACCTCCAGCTGACCGAGGACTTCCTGAACGGGGAGAGTCCAGCTGTGGTCGGATCCAGACGGAGTCCTTCAACATCTGCTGGACAGAacgacggacagacggacacaaGCG GAAGCCCCGCCCCTCAAGTGAACGTTCAACTGTTTAAGGCTGAGCCAGAGGAGGCAGGATCCTCCCACGGCGCTTACATCATCGCCAACAATGACGTCACCGTGGAAACCAGTGGCAGCGCTGCGCTGGACGCAGTCAG CTCTCAGCGGTCAGAgtcacaggaagtgacatcatcagaggacagacaggaagcCGAGGAACCTCCGGATTCATCCCGCGGCcttgaggaagaggagagctgcCTGTGA